gcttgTAGTGATAGTGAAGAGCGTGGTGATGCTCGGGAAGGAAGAAGGCGAGGGGAAGTGGGCGGAGAGCATaaaggaagcagagagaaagggtataaaaagagaagagtgagggaagtgagaagGCGGCGCTATTGTCTTGGTGAGATGACGAAGGGAAGGGGACGCTGATGCTGGGGgctgcgagggagggagggagagagggagaagtggtAGCAAATGGTAATAGTTACTCAAAatcatatgaaaaagaaaataaaacgagcacgtgtgtgtgtgtgtgtgtgtgcatgtgtcgcccttctccctccctcctttcagtTGTCTATctcataatttcttttccttttcaccaatcccccttttttttaccttcactcATCAATCCTATACTATCACACTGTATATGTACTGTAATAGCAACTACAGTATTTCAACACCAAAGAATTCACTTCAAGCAGCTCTGTGGCGACTTTGTGACCTTGAGTTTCACAGGTTGAGGGCTTTGACGTAAACAGTCGGGGGTGCTATGGTCCTGAGAGATTGTTCTGTCAAGGTACACCGGCTGGCGGGTGAGGGGGAGGGcagctacaggaggaggaggaggaggaggacgaggacgaggaggagtttGTGAGATGGGAAAGAATAGGAGCTGTTAGTCGCGCGGTCTGGATGATGTGTAACTCAATAAAAGCGACGAGAAtggcagaaaaggaaagagggagtaaATGTCACTTTTCCAGGTTAATATCAAAGTGTGCCACGAGTATTCAGGTTATCAAGTGGATAAAAATATACTCTTTCCACGATCGTTAGGCAAAAAAATATACTTTTTCCACGATCGTTAGGCAAATGAAACATATATAAGCTGATTACATTTACTAGAAGCTATGTACAATTCCTTTACGagtctcaactttttttttccaggttgaAAGTATCGTCCAGAACTTACCACACagtatctggtggtggtggtgacacgggaagcaggaaggaagaggtgtcAAGTTTGAGGACACGAgacgatgaaaggaaaggagagtaagtAAACACCAAAGAATTAACAGATGAGTTTTATTGCTGCTGAAGTTTGAATTTACCACTTATTGATGTTATAGCATTTATTACAATGTTTTGATGGTATCTATGAAAGTGCATGATAATATCTATGATTTTCCACTTTCCAGCATGCAAGAACCAATCAGTGAAAGGCACGCAGTCCTGGAGTGAGTAAACTTCAAAACGACAGAAGAGGCTGCTGGGGTagcaccaccgccgccagcacCTGTATGGCAGCAGCTGACACCACCTGCCTGCCCAGAATACTCTCACTACTGAAGAGGACAACCAAAGCTCCGTAGACTCACTGAAGCCGTGGGCTTCCCTGCAGCAACTGAACCAACCTCCTGCCGAAAATGTatacaaaaatgtaaaaaaaaaaaaaaaaaaaaattgtggcaAGGCGGCCTAGAATGTATACTTAAAAGTTCTAAATAAGATTTAAAATGTGGCAAGAAGGCCTAGAATGTATATCTAAAAGCtctaaatatgtataaaaatattatataaattTGTTAAAAGTAGCCAAAAATGTTAGAAATTGTGCAAGAGGCCTAAAAAAAGTGCTAAAAAACTGTACTAAGTCGAAAATGCtccgaagagtctccggagactTTGTaagcagtgtgtggtgtgtagcacttgtggaaataaaagatatattTCTTCCCCAAACACTCTTTATTAAATTTTCCTACATTCTTCATTACAAAATCTCCGGAGAGTCTTCGGAGTATTTTTGACTTAAGTACATTTTTGGGACATTTTTTGGGCCCTTTTTGGGCCTTTTTTTTGGGCCCTTTTTGGGCCTTTTTTTggcatttctttacaattttcaGTTTTTGGGACCCTTTTTTAGGGCCTTTTTTTGACATTTCTCTACAATTTTACATTTCTTATATACACATTCTATACCAAATCAAAGTTTTCCGGTACATCCCAGGCCTTCTTGGCacaactttacattttttttttatacattttgaaatatctaatatatttttttatacattttaaatctatttttttatacattttgaaATATCTTATATACATTTTCGATCCAATTTCGGCCTGGTCTTCAGTAGTGGGGTGAAGAGGAGGCATGCTGGGGAGGCAGGAGGCTGATGGTTGGTCCAACTGCTGCAGGTAAGCTTGTGCATCCAGACGATGGTGTCTTGAGGGAGTCGCTTTGGTTGTCCTCTTCAGTAGTGAGAGTATCCTGGGCAGGCAGGAGGCGCCagctggtgacggtggtggcggtgataatggcggcggcggtgcTATCCCAGGAGCCTCTACTGTCGTCTTGAAGTTTCTACACTCCTGGGCTGCGCGCCTTTCATTGTTTGGTTCTAGCATGCTGGAAAACGGAAAATCATAGATATTAATCCTTATGCACTTAAAAAGAGATATTCTCAAGTAATAACATTCACATATACCACCAATCACATATACCACCAAatcaacaataaagaaaagacacatATATTAAAGATGTACCACAAATTCGTCATAGTGATTGATGCTATGATAACAAGTATATACTAACCAAGCAGTTGAGTGGGAGCGAGCTTGGACCGGCTTCGTCCATGGGCTTGGTGCATCATGTGAAGCATCTGGGAACTCCCACGAGCAGTGCCAACATCAGGTCCAATCACTGAGCTACAGTCCGTAACATTTGACTGAAAAAGACGTTACTTATAGCAACAGACTCATCCTTTAAGTCCTGCCATACTCCACAGACAATGACTGGTCTGAATCAATATACAGTCAACTTACTCACTCGTACAGGTCACAATGTACTAAAAGCTCCAAATAAAATATCCAATCAATAACTGTTTAgttatttattactttatttatttatttatttatttattactcctTTTCATTACAAAAATTATGTTTACAATTTACATCTGGAAAATCACGGATTTAGGATAGAGTAGCAGAAGAATGGAAAGTAATTTTTTAATGAAGCGAGGATGAAAATTAACCATAAAAGAATAAGCCGAAAACCTTCattgcaacaacagcaacagcaacaacgacagtTCTTTGAGAGCGGGAGTTCCCATTGAGTTATGTGGAGCCACGAACCCTTTCACGGATGGACAACCTACAAGTAATAAAATACAGTACtagaacttttttttaatgcatatcTAGTACTGTCTTCTATAATCCTGTAACGTTGATTGTAGAAAAACACTATAAATCTACTATAATTCTGTAACGTAGACTTAGAAAAAACACTATAAATCTACTATAATTCTGTAACGTAGACTTAGAAAAACACTAtaaatctgcctataattctgTAACGTAGACTTGGAAAAACACTATAAATCTGCCTATATTTCTGTAATGTAGattgtagaaaaaaaactacaattcTACCTATAATTCTGCAATGTAAGTCGTACAAAAAAGACCATAACTACGAGTATAATGTAGAttgtagagaaaataaaattccAAGTAATATCTTGAAAACTGAACATATTTTGCCATCTAAGTATACTAATAACGAGTTAGCTGCTTTTAGAATGATAAAACATGGATAGATGTGCCAACACCTAATCACATCTGGACCACTGACAACACTTCTGACCAACACCAACCAGGCACTTATGTACTCATGGCAAGAATACATTATCACGTAAGAGTACTCGACAAACCGCCACCTTTCAAAACAACCCCTACGACGTCACCGTTCAATATATGCCCACCCATAATTCAATAGCATTTcatccctttcagtaccaggacgcgttttcatattcattctggttactatttggtgtggtgattaaaatagtgaagactggccattaatcaatcttctaacttccatagatccttcctaatgtggataaaatcgtctaatcatatcgaaaactcaaggtaaaaaatgccgTCTCAATATCGAAGGGGTAAACATTAATTCCTTGCTAATCACAATTCCTGGCCACACCTAACGATTCTCTCATATGTTCCTTGACTACAACCAAACACAGCAGGCAATCCCGAGTTCCAGGCTCCCTAAACTCACTGCCAGCACTCGGCGACCACACCATCCACCTTTCCTCCGTTCTCATATACATGTCTCTCCCTCGCCCTTGACATTATCTAGGACATCGGTTCTAGTAATTGTTTTGCAGCCATTATCACATCACAAAATCAGACATACTTGTGTACAGATGCAATATTTCTCCGAGTCGGCTGCATTTACAACACCAGCCAtggcctcctcttctttcttctcggtGTCGGTGTCTCGTTCACGACTCCACCTCGCCGCGGGTTCGTTTCGCCTGGCAAGATTTGAATACTCGGTCACATTACTCTCACACTACTACAAAAAAGACAATATTAGAGCAGAAATGtatcaaaactaataaaacaTTTGAATTTATCCAGTCTTACTAAAAACTCACTGAAAATCCTTGCATATGTTGAATTCCTGTTTGGCTTTAGCCAATGATTCGAACGGCATGCACTTTTCCCTTCTCACCATTCAAGTCTCACGAACACACAACTcattaaaggaaagagaacattAAAGCCATTAAAATATTCCTATTTACTGCACCCGTGTATTTAGACTGTACATCATCTCGAAAATCCATAACTGATAAGATAGGGCACCATTAATTAACTGCTGTATCAAAGGCAAGACGTCAATACTTTAGTACTGAGACTCATTTCTATGTTGagtttgagtacgattagacaattttatttagatttttttttttttttttttacgtagggaagagggccagccattggacaaaaaaaaagaaagttagaaaagggCCCACTTGAGGGCTAGCTCTctaaagagttcaaaaagtgccaaaaccgtcagccagaattaggggagcaaatgcctcgatacctccctcttaaaagaagacaagttgtaggaattcggaaatacagatgcagggagggagttccagagtttaccagtgaaagggatgaatgattgagcgtactggttaactcttgcattagagagttgaacagaatagggcctgcgtggccgcaggaggaggggaggcatgcagttagcaagatcagtagaacagttaccatgaaaatagcgataaaatatagaaagggatgcaacatttcggcggtgagaaagagactgaagacagttaatcagaggaggggagttgatgagacgaagagctttcgattccaccctatcaagcaaagctgtgtgactggaacccccaaacatgcgaagagtactccatacagggacggataaggcccttatacagagtaagcagttggagggcgagaaaactgtcggagacgcctcagaacacctaacttcatagaagctgttttagcaagagatgagatgtgaagtttccagttaagattatgagcaaaggacagaccgaggatattcattgtggaagaggagacagttgagtgtcattgaagaagagggatagttgtctggaaggttgtgtcgagttgatagatggaggaattgagttttgaggcattgaaaactactagattttctctgccccaatcggaaatcttagaaagatcggaagtcaggcgttccgtggcgtccccgcgtgatctgttgatttcctgaagggttggacgtctctgaaagaacgtggaaagatgtagggtggtatcatcagcgtaggagtggatagggcaagaagtttggttaaggtcattaatgaataatagaaagagagtgggtgacaggacagaaccctgaggaacaccactattaataggaagggtctatggaggtcagaagattaatggccagatttttcacaattttaatccccacataagtttttggagctgtataaaatcatcaaacagtaagcagaaagaatatgaaaacgcgtcatggtactgaaagggttaagcaatTTAACTGTAAAAGGAGACAAGCTATTAGCAAAATAACCAGTACTCGTACTTTCAGAACACAAATCAACCAGTAATTTGAGCGACCCTGCATGTCATAACTACAGACACCTTGACTATTCGATTAGTTTTACCTTTGATGGTGTCTGTATATCAGAATGGCCtattcttgaccccttcagtactgggacgcattttttactatgagttttggatttgattagacgatattatttacattaggaagggtctatggaggtcagaagattggcCACAATCTTCGCTACATTTCaatcctcacacaagtttctgaagtttcATAGCACTAAAGAAGTCAAGATCATTTAGGTACATCAGACTGATTGCGCCACAAGCAATACACAATAACTACCCTTCTGGTCGTGTgtgcgcatatatatatatgtgatcgTCTTGGTTATTGTGCGTCTCTTCACAAAACTACGACGCAAAACAACGATGTTCTCATGCtcagtctaaaaaaaaaatatttgcgcATCTGGTCTATGAAAATGAGATGGCTGTTAAACAAAGAAGCCAATAAAGTGACGGAAATTCCTGCATAATGTACACTTTACACAAGAGCCAACTAATGATCAAGACCGTCATGTGGTCGATGGGTGTGCCTCTGTCTTGCTTCACTGAGGGACACGTGTTGCTTTATATTGCAATTTTCCTTGATATTCAAATGTAACTTGGGACACTTTCAATGAACAAATGCTGATCTCTCAAcggaatttattttttttcatatcaagtaTACTATATGTATATGCgtgcttttagtgtgtgtgtgtgtgtgtgtgtgtgtgtgtgtgtgtgtgtgtgtgtgtgtgtgtgtgtgtgtgtgtgtgtgtgcgcacttttctgtgttatatgcGTCTCTTAGTTAATATCACATCACATCCTCACAGTTAGTCGCGTATTCAAACATAACAGCGCTTTCTGGTCAACAAATTAAACGCTACAGTAAGAAATAAACACGAGCTGGAGTAATATGATGAAggcttgctaactgcatgcctcccgttCCGTGGCCTCGATGCACAAggcgttcttcttcctctcatccgtattctgtccatctaactaatgcaagagttaaccagtactctaaatcattcatacctctctctggtgaactctggaactccctgcctgtttttgtatttccatcttcctaagaCGACTTTtttaaagagggaggtttcaagatatttgtccctgacttttggctaattctttatcACTCTTTAAGGGAATTGGCATTTcatgggccatttttttttaaccttttgttgttcttggctggttttccctcttgcatgaaaaaaaaagaagaaagacgaagtgaagcaacacaagcacacaGTCAACCGTAATATCATTCTGCATCCTCACCAGAATTTAATTGTCCCGGGAGCTGCTCAGGTAGGAATGAACAATATTAAACCTAAAGTCTTTCACCActaaatactcgtatatcaacGTGCTGTTCTAACTCAACTAACCTACAAGTAACTGTCAAAATGCTGCATATTCTTTGTGGATGTGAACGCTTAGTGGGGCGATTGTGGTGCTCCGTGCTTCGTGTTGTACAGTTTTGCGTGTgtccatttctttattcatgaaAGGCTCTAATCTGCAAAAAAATGACTAAAACTGTAGGAAAGGCATACATATAATTAACGTTATGCTGGCATTTTCATTCAGAGTTCTGTTAACTTAATAAACATATACGGCTTGATATTAATAACATACCTTAGAAAATATAATGGTATGTCAGACTGATTGAAATGCAGGATTGATGTTCTTTGAGAAATGATTCAGGGTCACTGTTTACTGAGAGACGTGAGATGAGACGCAGTAATAAAGAAAGCTAATCCTCCCACTAGTTCACCTGCGtcactcactcttactcatCAGCGCCACATGACCTTGTTGCGGCGCCATTACTCAATACATCTTTTCTCTTATGGTAATAAGCATTGTCAAAGaactaacacacaacacacacacattctctctctctctctctctctctctcacacacacacacacacacacacacacacacacacacacacacacacacacacacacacaaacacacacacacacttttagtaTTTCGTCCTATTCTCGTATGTCCTGAGCACTTTACTAATTGTTTCAAAGTCTCTTACTCAGATATACACGTAGTGCTTTAATGGAACAAGAAATACTGCTTTTTTCCAATCTTCTCATCAACATTAAGTGAATTAGGAAAATGAGACTGCACAAGGCTCCTCCCATGAAATGATAGTGAAGATTTTGCAAAACATTTCATACTGAACGAAAACAACGGAAAGGTTACAGTTTACATTCTTTGTTGCAGTTTGATTTAGCCTGAgcgtttccttatttcttttctaacaaaagcaagaattctcaccgccgaaatgatgcatctctttctatctttgtcgctattttcatgttaactgttctactgatcttgctaactgcgtgCCTTCCGTCCttctgtggcctcgctgcacaaggcgttcttcttcctctcaaccctattctgtccaactttctaacgcaagagttaacttttctctggtaacctctggaactccctgcctgcttctgtatttccgtctttctacgacttgacttctttcaagagggaggtttcaatacatttgtttcttaattttggctaattctgtaCCACTCTTTAAGGCAACTGGCATTTCAagcgggccttttttttaaatattttgttgccattggttggcttctctcctgcataTAAAAAATAGTCATCGTTGTGGAGTTTACATAACGATTCAGGCACGGAATAGCATAAGGTATATATAAGAATAGAGGAGGCCTAACAGCGGTTATTTCTTTCGAAGACTCTGGTGGAGGAAGCAGCAGGCGGATCACAATGGGAAAAtggtctctaaacactgtaagTTTTTAGTGATGTTTTCCTTGATATTACAGGTGGTCCGAGGTGGAGCGGCGTGGTGGCCTCTATGTGGGTTAGGCCTCTATGCTAATGTCTGCTATTTATGCGCAGTGTCTCTTGAGGCAATTAAAGTCATACGATATgaaaaatgcagaagcaggtaggaCATTGTTAGTACCGAGTCGATAGAGACATTTAAAACTttcaataatgggacacatttttaccatggaatttatgtactattagaccatcttgttgacgttaggaaggatctatggatggcagaaaattaatggacacagtctttactattttaatcccctacatgagtatctgaagctgtataaaatcagcaattagtaagcaaaatgaatatggaaacgcgtcatggtactgaaggggctaaaagcTAAGACAATTCTATGACTGAGGATAATCGATGGATAAAATGGATGCTGGTGCTGGTTAATCATTAGCAAAACAATCATTGCGGCGTCCTTCTTGCCTCTTGTTTATGCTGTTGTAAGGGAAACCGTAAACTGACACAGAGGTGACCCTGACTCCTTACTCAGCAAGGTATGACATTTATTGACGTATGTGGAGGATGATGTCACGAGGAAAGTCATTAACGAAGAAACATAACTTAATACACACAAGTTTATACGAGGATATGATTAGTCTTTTACAAGCAAGACACGTACCGCTTACTGATTTGTTGGGGGAATGAAGTGTCAGTATCTGTATATATTTGTGTTAacttaattatttgtttacGAGACGCAGCAATGATTTCAGTTCCAGGGCCTAGAAGTGTTAGTCATGACGTGTTCACTGGCTGCGTCCTTGATTAATTACTCGTTCTGCTGCTTGTGGGCTGCGTGGTGATCTAGTTTGCTTGTCTGTTtacagaggaggtggtggtggtggtggtggtggtggagagagagagagagagagagagagagagagagagagagagagagagagagagagagagagagagagagagagagagagagagagagagagagagagagagagagagagagagagagagagagagagagagagagagagagactaaaacagAAGGGTACGAAACATGTAACACAAATCTTATGAGTAAAATCAGGTTGTCTGACCTAAAATTCGCGAGATAGCGGAGCCAGACAGTCCATCTTGGGTCCGGCGTGAAGGTGGCGTACCGGGTGACGCGGGGGAAGGCAGAGCAGTTACAAGGTATGCTGCACGAGTGAACACTGGTGAAAAGAGCACAGAACATAAGAAACAGAGGGAGCTGTAAGAGACTGTTAGGCctatacgtggcagtccctgtatgagcaaagttacttaattccatctaccaTTCCTATCCATAACTTGATCTCATCTTTTTTTAAGCTctacagtaccatgacacgtttccatatccactctgcttaatatttggtgattttatacaacttcagaaactcatgcagggattgaaatagtgaaacctgtggccaataatcttctgacttccatagacaattcataatgtaaataaaatcgtctaatagtacccaaaactcgtggtaaaaaagcgtccaagtatcatccctatccataaatttatctaatcttcttttaaccccttcaatactgggacacatttttgccttgagatttgtttacgatgagaccattttattgacattaggaagggtctatggaggtcagaagattaatggccacagtctttaccatCTCAGTCCTCTACAtatgtctctgaagctgtataaaatcaccatatagtaaccacaatgaatatagaaacgcgtcatggtattcaagtGGTTAAATCTCCTTATTGTCTCAGCACTGCATAGAGAAGTGACGATAGTGTTAGCGCAAAACAAACTTGGATGGTGTTGACAGGAGAGAAACTCAGAATATCATTATTGtgggtctcttttttttccttttattgctcgttttgttgctcttgaccctcttacgtagaaaaaaaaagtaatttactCGTACATTGTGacagacagttttttttttcattaagacAACTTTACTTATGTGATATACGGCGCTCAGTTGTCTTAATatatacgcacacacgcacgcatataCTTAAAAACTTAACGCCCACATCATTCAGCGATACAAGTCAATAAGTCAAATATTCCAAAACATTAGCATAATGAGCAATGTTCAATTCTATGCCATGAATCCTAAATGCGCTGCCAACGTTGCTATTAATGACGTGTATAATTATCAACATTAACATTCAGCACAACGTATTCTAGGCCATTGTCTTGTTGCCTTTAATACAGCGTAGGTAACGTTATGAAGCTTTCCACCAGTAGTCACCGTAGCTTTCGAAACATtaaccttttaaccccttcagcaccatgaacgtttccatgttcattctgctcactatttgttgaatttatacagcttcagaaacttgtatcggtgattaaaatagtgaagactgtggccattaaccttctgacatccatagaccctacttaatgtcaataaaatggtctaattatactcaaaacctatggtaaaaatgcatcccagtactaaaggagtaGAG
This DNA window, taken from Portunus trituberculatus isolate SZX2019 chromosome 15, ASM1759143v1, whole genome shotgun sequence, encodes the following:
- the LOC123504326 gene encoding uncharacterized protein LOC123504326 isoform X2, yielding MVRREKCMPFESLAKAKQEFNICKDFQRNEPAARWSRERDTDTEKKEEEAMAGVVNAADSEKYCICTQSNVTDCSSVIGPDVGTARGSSQMLHMMHQAHGRSRSKLAPTQLLAC
- the LOC123504326 gene encoding uncharacterized protein LOC123504326 isoform X4 yields the protein MDERNEPAARWSRERDTDTEKKEEEAMAGVVNAADSEKYCICTQSNVTDCSSVIGPDVGTARGSSQMLHMMHQAHGRSRSKLAPTQLLAC
- the LOC123504326 gene encoding uncharacterized protein LOC123504326 isoform X1 encodes the protein MELSNFAHTGTATYRPNSLLQLPLFLMFCALFTSVHSCSIPCNCSAFPRVTRYATFTPDPRWTVWLRYLANFRRNEPAARWSRERDTDTEKKEEEAMAGVVNAADSEKYCICTQSNVTDCSSVIGPDVGTARGSSQMLHMMHQAHGRSRSKLAPTQLLAC
- the LOC123504326 gene encoding uncharacterized protein LOC123504326 isoform X3 — encoded protein: MFLMSRGSQLMSLSSWRNEPAARWSRERDTDTEKKEEEAMAGVVNAADSEKYCICTQSNVTDCSSVIGPDVGTARGSSQMLHMMHQAHGRSRSKLAPTQLLAC